A section of the Citrus sinensis cultivar Valencia sweet orange chromosome 8, DVS_A1.0, whole genome shotgun sequence genome encodes:
- the LOC102617233 gene encoding protein HIRA isoform X1, with product MIAEKPSWVRHEGMQIFSIDVQPGALRFATGGGDHKVRIWNMKSVGKNFENDESTQRLLATLRDHFGSVNCVRWAKHGRYIASGSDDQVILIHEKKPGSGTTEFGSGEPPDIENWKVAMTLRGHTADVVDLNWSPDDSILASGSLDNTIHIWNMSTGICTAVLRGHSSLVKGVAWDPIGSFIASQSDDKTVIIWRTSDWSLAHRTDGHWAKSLGSTFFRRLGWSPCGHFITTTHGFQKPRHSAPVLERGEWAATFDFLGHNAPIIVVKFNHSMFRRNSASSQEVKAAPVGWTNGTSKIGGKESQPYNVIAIGSQDRTITVWTTASPRPLFVAKHFFTQSVVDLSWSPDGYSLFACSLDGTVANFHFEVKELGHRLSDAELDELKRSRYGDVRGRLANLAETPAQLLLEAASAKETTTKKVVSDVQAIQAPVKSSVNIGVTTKTSEPQTDNGKKSGGIAGDGLNKVSTSGRISSPVKQREYRRPDGRKRIIPEAVGVPVQQEGVTGGAQSQLHDFPPVSSDHRKDNNGVVPADGVMKEVSVRGTVGRSSDAKERSGVTARATITESLVIEKVPASAAGDGNVGVEQSGNVKASGSVAATTTTLSIRVFDKKEGEDNVPVCLEARPREHAVNDIVGMGSTCMMKETEIACTRGSQTLWSDRITGKVTVLAGNINFWAVGCEDGCLQVYTKCGRRAMPTMMMGSAATFIDCDESWKLLLVTRKGSLHVWDLFNRKCLLHDSLGALITTDPNSASKGTGTIKVISAKLSKAGSPLVVLATRHAFLFDTNLMCWLRVADDCFPASNFVSSWNFGSIQSGELATLQVDVRKYLARKPGWSRVTDDGVQTRAHLEAQLASSLALKSPNEYRQCLLSYIRFLAREADESRLREVCESFLGPPTGMAEAASSNAKNIAWEPCVLGMRKHKLLREDILPAMASNRKVQRLLNEFMDILSEYESTETILDQKDPAPPAISAPPATDQMDTDPPAADKMDTDPPKTDQMDTGPLATDQMDVTALASDRIDSAPSQTDQLDSAPSQTDQLDCAPSATDQMGSTTSAADHSNSASLETDQANSVSSDTDQVHMFQLPSVTDQVNVTPAVRDFGS from the exons ATGATTGCTGAGAAACCCAGTTGGGTTAGGCATGAGGGAATGCAGATTTTTTCCATTGATGTACAGCCTGGTGCCCTCAGGTTTGCTACTGGTGGAGGTGACCACAAG GTTCGTATATGGAACATGAAATCTGTTGGCAAGAActttgaaaatgatgaatcaacCCAGAGGCTTCTTGCAACCCTTCGCGATCATTTTGGGTCAGTTAACTGTGTTAGGTGGGCTAAGCACGGTCGGTATATTGCATCAGGTTCTGATGATCAGGTTATTTTGATTCATGAGAAAAAGCCTGGTTCAGGAACAACAGAGTTTGGTAGTGGAGAGCCCCCAGATATAGAGAACTGGAAAGTCGCAATGACTTTAAGAGGACACACTGCCGATGTG GTGGATCTCAATTGGTCTCCAGATGACTCGATATTGGCTAGTGGAAGTCTGGACAACACAATCCACATCTGGAACATGAGCACTGGTATTTGTACTGCTGTTCTTAGAGGCCACTCTAGCCTGGTTAAAGGAGTCGCTTGGGATCCCATTGGCTCTTTCATAGCTAGTCAATCTGATGATAAGACTGTCATTATATGGCGAACAAGTGACTGGAGTCTTGCTCACAGAACAGATGGCCACTGGGCAAAATCA CTTGGTTCTACATTCTTCAGGCGGCTTGGATGGTCTCCCTGTGGCCATTTCATAACAACAACTCATGGTTTCCAGAAGCCTAGGCATTCTGCACCTGTTCTAGAGAGAGGTGAATGGGCGGCAACATTTGATTTCTTAGGACACAATGCCCCTATTATAGTGGTGAAGTTCAATCATTCAATGTTCAGAAGGAATTCCGCCAGTTCACAGGAAGTGAAAGCTGCCCCTGTTGGATGGACAAATGGGACTTCCAAGATTGGAGGGAAAGAATCGCAGCCGTATAACGTTATTGCAATTGGAAGTCAGGATCGTACTATAACTGTATGGACGACTGCTAGTCCCCGTCCTCTTTTTGTTGCCAAGCATTTTTTCACTCAAAGTGTTGTGGATTTATCCTG GAGTCCTGATGGTTATTCTCTTTTTGCCTGTTCCTTAGATGGGACAGTGGCTAATTTCCATTTTGAGGTGAAAGAGCTTGGCCACAGGCTAAGTGATGCTGAACTTGATGAGTTAAAGAGAAGTCGTTATGGCGATGTCAGAGGTCGACTGGCAAATCTTGCGGAGACTCCAGCTCAGTTATTGCTTGAAGCAGCATCGGCTAAGGAAACCACAACTAAAAAGGTGGTTTCTGATGTTCAGGCAATTCAGGCACCAGTAAAGTCTTCTGTCAATATAGGGGTCACAACAAAGACTTCTGAGCCTCAAACTGACAATGGAAAGAAGAGTGGGGGAATTGCCGGTGATGGATTAAATAAAGTGTCGACTTCTGGCCGGATTTCTAGTCCTGTTAAACAAAGAGAATACAGAAGACCTGATGGTAGAAAGAGGATTATTCCAGAAGCAGTGGGAGTACCAGTTCAGCAGGAAGGTGTTACTGGTGGTGCTCAATCTCAGTTGCATGACTTCCCTCCTGTGTCATCCGATCACAGAAAGGATAATAATGGGGTAGTTCCTGCTGATGGCGTTATGAAAGAAGTTTCTGTCAGGGGAACAGTGGGCAGAAGCTCTGATGCAAAGGAGCGTTCTGGAGTTACTGCCAGGGCTACTATTACTGAGAGCCTGGTTATTGAGAAGGTTCCAGCATCTGCAGCTGGGGATGGAAATGTTGGTGTAGAACAATCTGGGAATGTGAAGGCTTCTGGCTCAGTTGCTGCTACTACTACAACTCTTTCTATTAGAGtatttgataagaaagaagGGGAAGATAATGTTCCAGTTTGCTTGGAAGCCCGTCCTAGAGAACATGCTGTAAATGACATTGTTGGAATGGGAAGTACATGTATGATGAAAGAAACAGAAATTGCCTGCACAAGAGGATCTCAAACTCTTTGGTCTGATAGGATAACAGGGAAAGTCACTGTTTTAGCTGGCAATATAAATTTCTGGGCTGTTGGCTGTGAAGATGGATGCCTACAA GTTTATACAAAGTGCGGGAGACGAGCCATGCCAACCATGATGATGGGATCTGCTGCAACATTTATTGACTGTGATGAGAGTTGGAAATTGTTACTTGTCACAAGGAAGGGATCATTACATGTATGGGATCTCTTCAACAGGAAGTGTCTGCTTCATGACTCATTGGGGGCTCTGATTACTACTGACCCGAATTCAGCTTCTAAAGGTACAG GCACAATCAAAGTCATATCTGCCAAGCTATCAAAAGCAGGTTCTCCTCTTGTTGTTCTGGCTACACGTCATGCATTCCTTTTTGACACGAATCTCATGTGTTGGCTGAGGGTTGCGGATGACTGCTTTCCTGCATCAAATTTTGTTAGCTCCTGGAATTTTGGTTCGATTCAGAGTGGCGAGCTGGCTACGTTGCAGGTGGATGTTAGGAAATACTTGGCGAGAAAGCCAGGCTGGAGCAG GGTAACTGATGATGGAGTGCAGACACGTGCTCATTTGGAAGCTCAGTTGGCATCTTCGTTGGCTTTGAAATCTCCAAATGAATATCGCCAGTGCCTCCTTTCCTACATTCGCTTCTTAGCAAG AGAAGCAGACGAGTCTCGTTTACGAGAAGTCTGTGAAAGTTTTCTTGGACCTCCAACTGGGATGGCTGAAGCCGCATCCTCAAATGCAAAGAACATAGCTTGGGAACCCTGTGTACTC GGAATGAGAAAGCACAAACTTTTAAGAGAGGATATTCTTCCAGCAATGGCATCAAATAGGAAAGTCCAGCGGTTGCTCAATGAGTTTATGGATATCTTGTCTGAATATGAGAGTACTGAAACTATTTTAGACCAAAAAGATCCTGCACCGCCTGCTATATCTGCTCCACCAGCAACTGATCAGATGGACACTGACCCACCAGCAGCCGATAAGATGGACACAGACCCACCAAAAACTGATCAGATGGACACTGGTCCACTAGCAACTGATCAAATGGATGTTACCGCACTAGCGTCTGATAGAATAGACTCTGCCCCATCACAAACTGATCAACTGGACTCTGCCCCATCACAAACTGATCAATTGGACTGTGCCCCATCGGCAACTGATCAAATGGGTTCCACTACTTCTGCTGCAGATCACAGCAATTCTGCCTCCTTAGAAACAGATCAAGCAAATTCTGTCTCATCAGATACGGATCAAGTACATATGTTTCAATTACCATCGGTGACAGATCAAGTTAATGTGACCCCAGCTGTAAGAGATTTTGGCTCTTGA
- the LOC102617233 gene encoding protein HIRA isoform X2 has translation MIAEKPSWVRHEGMQIFSIDVQPGALRFATGGGDHKVRIWNMKSVGKNFENDESTQRLLATLRDHFGSVNCVRWAKHGRYIASGSDDQVILIHEKKPGSGTTEFGSGEPPDIENWKVAMTLRGHTADVVDLNWSPDDSILASGSLDNTIHIWNMSTGICTAVLRGHSSLVKGVAWDPIGSFIASQSDDKTVIIWRTSDWSLAHRTDGHWAKSLGSTFFRRLGWSPCGHFITTTHGFQKPRHSAPVLERGEWAATFDFLGHNAPIIVVKFNHSMFRRNSASSQEVKAAPVGWTNGTSKIGGKESQPYNVIAIGSQDRTITVWTTASPRPLFVAKHFFTQSVVDLSWSPDGYSLFACSLDGTVANFHFEVKELGHRLSDAELDELKRSRYGDVRGRLANLAETPAQLLLEAASAKETTTKKVVSDVQAIQAPVKSSVNIGVTTKTSEPQTDNGKKSGGIAGDGLNKVSTSGRISSPVKQREYRRPDGRKRIIPEAVGVPVQQEGVTGGAQSQLHDFPPVSSDHRKDNNGVVPADGVMKEVSVRGTVGRSSDAKERSGVTARATITESLVIEKVPASAAGDGNVGVEQSGNVKASGSVAATTTTLSIRVFDKKEGEDNVPVCLEARPREHAVNDIVGMGSTCMMKETEIACTRGSQTLWSDRITGKVTVLAGNINFWAVGCEDGCLQVYTKCGRRAMPTMMMGSAATFIDCDESWKLLLVTRKGSLHVWDLFNRKCLLHDSLGALITTDPNSASKGTIKVISAKLSKAGSPLVVLATRHAFLFDTNLMCWLRVADDCFPASNFVSSWNFGSIQSGELATLQVDVRKYLARKPGWSRVTDDGVQTRAHLEAQLASSLALKSPNEYRQCLLSYIRFLAREADESRLREVCESFLGPPTGMAEAASSNAKNIAWEPCVLGMRKHKLLREDILPAMASNRKVQRLLNEFMDILSEYESTETILDQKDPAPPAISAPPATDQMDTDPPAADKMDTDPPKTDQMDTGPLATDQMDVTALASDRIDSAPSQTDQLDSAPSQTDQLDCAPSATDQMGSTTSAADHSNSASLETDQANSVSSDTDQVHMFQLPSVTDQVNVTPAVRDFGS, from the exons ATGATTGCTGAGAAACCCAGTTGGGTTAGGCATGAGGGAATGCAGATTTTTTCCATTGATGTACAGCCTGGTGCCCTCAGGTTTGCTACTGGTGGAGGTGACCACAAG GTTCGTATATGGAACATGAAATCTGTTGGCAAGAActttgaaaatgatgaatcaacCCAGAGGCTTCTTGCAACCCTTCGCGATCATTTTGGGTCAGTTAACTGTGTTAGGTGGGCTAAGCACGGTCGGTATATTGCATCAGGTTCTGATGATCAGGTTATTTTGATTCATGAGAAAAAGCCTGGTTCAGGAACAACAGAGTTTGGTAGTGGAGAGCCCCCAGATATAGAGAACTGGAAAGTCGCAATGACTTTAAGAGGACACACTGCCGATGTG GTGGATCTCAATTGGTCTCCAGATGACTCGATATTGGCTAGTGGAAGTCTGGACAACACAATCCACATCTGGAACATGAGCACTGGTATTTGTACTGCTGTTCTTAGAGGCCACTCTAGCCTGGTTAAAGGAGTCGCTTGGGATCCCATTGGCTCTTTCATAGCTAGTCAATCTGATGATAAGACTGTCATTATATGGCGAACAAGTGACTGGAGTCTTGCTCACAGAACAGATGGCCACTGGGCAAAATCA CTTGGTTCTACATTCTTCAGGCGGCTTGGATGGTCTCCCTGTGGCCATTTCATAACAACAACTCATGGTTTCCAGAAGCCTAGGCATTCTGCACCTGTTCTAGAGAGAGGTGAATGGGCGGCAACATTTGATTTCTTAGGACACAATGCCCCTATTATAGTGGTGAAGTTCAATCATTCAATGTTCAGAAGGAATTCCGCCAGTTCACAGGAAGTGAAAGCTGCCCCTGTTGGATGGACAAATGGGACTTCCAAGATTGGAGGGAAAGAATCGCAGCCGTATAACGTTATTGCAATTGGAAGTCAGGATCGTACTATAACTGTATGGACGACTGCTAGTCCCCGTCCTCTTTTTGTTGCCAAGCATTTTTTCACTCAAAGTGTTGTGGATTTATCCTG GAGTCCTGATGGTTATTCTCTTTTTGCCTGTTCCTTAGATGGGACAGTGGCTAATTTCCATTTTGAGGTGAAAGAGCTTGGCCACAGGCTAAGTGATGCTGAACTTGATGAGTTAAAGAGAAGTCGTTATGGCGATGTCAGAGGTCGACTGGCAAATCTTGCGGAGACTCCAGCTCAGTTATTGCTTGAAGCAGCATCGGCTAAGGAAACCACAACTAAAAAGGTGGTTTCTGATGTTCAGGCAATTCAGGCACCAGTAAAGTCTTCTGTCAATATAGGGGTCACAACAAAGACTTCTGAGCCTCAAACTGACAATGGAAAGAAGAGTGGGGGAATTGCCGGTGATGGATTAAATAAAGTGTCGACTTCTGGCCGGATTTCTAGTCCTGTTAAACAAAGAGAATACAGAAGACCTGATGGTAGAAAGAGGATTATTCCAGAAGCAGTGGGAGTACCAGTTCAGCAGGAAGGTGTTACTGGTGGTGCTCAATCTCAGTTGCATGACTTCCCTCCTGTGTCATCCGATCACAGAAAGGATAATAATGGGGTAGTTCCTGCTGATGGCGTTATGAAAGAAGTTTCTGTCAGGGGAACAGTGGGCAGAAGCTCTGATGCAAAGGAGCGTTCTGGAGTTACTGCCAGGGCTACTATTACTGAGAGCCTGGTTATTGAGAAGGTTCCAGCATCTGCAGCTGGGGATGGAAATGTTGGTGTAGAACAATCTGGGAATGTGAAGGCTTCTGGCTCAGTTGCTGCTACTACTACAACTCTTTCTATTAGAGtatttgataagaaagaagGGGAAGATAATGTTCCAGTTTGCTTGGAAGCCCGTCCTAGAGAACATGCTGTAAATGACATTGTTGGAATGGGAAGTACATGTATGATGAAAGAAACAGAAATTGCCTGCACAAGAGGATCTCAAACTCTTTGGTCTGATAGGATAACAGGGAAAGTCACTGTTTTAGCTGGCAATATAAATTTCTGGGCTGTTGGCTGTGAAGATGGATGCCTACAA GTTTATACAAAGTGCGGGAGACGAGCCATGCCAACCATGATGATGGGATCTGCTGCAACATTTATTGACTGTGATGAGAGTTGGAAATTGTTACTTGTCACAAGGAAGGGATCATTACATGTATGGGATCTCTTCAACAGGAAGTGTCTGCTTCATGACTCATTGGGGGCTCTGATTACTACTGACCCGAATTCAGCTTCTAAAG GCACAATCAAAGTCATATCTGCCAAGCTATCAAAAGCAGGTTCTCCTCTTGTTGTTCTGGCTACACGTCATGCATTCCTTTTTGACACGAATCTCATGTGTTGGCTGAGGGTTGCGGATGACTGCTTTCCTGCATCAAATTTTGTTAGCTCCTGGAATTTTGGTTCGATTCAGAGTGGCGAGCTGGCTACGTTGCAGGTGGATGTTAGGAAATACTTGGCGAGAAAGCCAGGCTGGAGCAG GGTAACTGATGATGGAGTGCAGACACGTGCTCATTTGGAAGCTCAGTTGGCATCTTCGTTGGCTTTGAAATCTCCAAATGAATATCGCCAGTGCCTCCTTTCCTACATTCGCTTCTTAGCAAG AGAAGCAGACGAGTCTCGTTTACGAGAAGTCTGTGAAAGTTTTCTTGGACCTCCAACTGGGATGGCTGAAGCCGCATCCTCAAATGCAAAGAACATAGCTTGGGAACCCTGTGTACTC GGAATGAGAAAGCACAAACTTTTAAGAGAGGATATTCTTCCAGCAATGGCATCAAATAGGAAAGTCCAGCGGTTGCTCAATGAGTTTATGGATATCTTGTCTGAATATGAGAGTACTGAAACTATTTTAGACCAAAAAGATCCTGCACCGCCTGCTATATCTGCTCCACCAGCAACTGATCAGATGGACACTGACCCACCAGCAGCCGATAAGATGGACACAGACCCACCAAAAACTGATCAGATGGACACTGGTCCACTAGCAACTGATCAAATGGATGTTACCGCACTAGCGTCTGATAGAATAGACTCTGCCCCATCACAAACTGATCAACTGGACTCTGCCCCATCACAAACTGATCAATTGGACTGTGCCCCATCGGCAACTGATCAAATGGGTTCCACTACTTCTGCTGCAGATCACAGCAATTCTGCCTCCTTAGAAACAGATCAAGCAAATTCTGTCTCATCAGATACGGATCAAGTACATATGTTTCAATTACCATCGGTGACAGATCAAGTTAATGTGACCCCAGCTGTAAGAGATTTTGGCTCTTGA
- the LOC102617233 gene encoding protein HIRA isoform X3, which yields MSTGICTAVLRGHSSLVKGVAWDPIGSFIASQSDDKTVIIWRTSDWSLAHRTDGHWAKSLGSTFFRRLGWSPCGHFITTTHGFQKPRHSAPVLERGEWAATFDFLGHNAPIIVVKFNHSMFRRNSASSQEVKAAPVGWTNGTSKIGGKESQPYNVIAIGSQDRTITVWTTASPRPLFVAKHFFTQSVVDLSWSPDGYSLFACSLDGTVANFHFEVKELGHRLSDAELDELKRSRYGDVRGRLANLAETPAQLLLEAASAKETTTKKVVSDVQAIQAPVKSSVNIGVTTKTSEPQTDNGKKSGGIAGDGLNKVSTSGRISSPVKQREYRRPDGRKRIIPEAVGVPVQQEGVTGGAQSQLHDFPPVSSDHRKDNNGVVPADGVMKEVSVRGTVGRSSDAKERSGVTARATITESLVIEKVPASAAGDGNVGVEQSGNVKASGSVAATTTTLSIRVFDKKEGEDNVPVCLEARPREHAVNDIVGMGSTCMMKETEIACTRGSQTLWSDRITGKVTVLAGNINFWAVGCEDGCLQVYTKCGRRAMPTMMMGSAATFIDCDESWKLLLVTRKGSLHVWDLFNRKCLLHDSLGALITTDPNSASKGTGTIKVISAKLSKAGSPLVVLATRHAFLFDTNLMCWLRVADDCFPASNFVSSWNFGSIQSGELATLQVDVRKYLARKPGWSRVTDDGVQTRAHLEAQLASSLALKSPNEYRQCLLSYIRFLAREADESRLREVCESFLGPPTGMAEAASSNAKNIAWEPCVLGMRKHKLLREDILPAMASNRKVQRLLNEFMDILSEYESTETILDQKDPAPPAISAPPATDQMDTDPPAADKMDTDPPKTDQMDTGPLATDQMDVTALASDRIDSAPSQTDQLDSAPSQTDQLDCAPSATDQMGSTTSAADHSNSASLETDQANSVSSDTDQVHMFQLPSVTDQVNVTPAVRDFGS from the exons ATGAGCACTGGTATTTGTACTGCTGTTCTTAGAGGCCACTCTAGCCTGGTTAAAGGAGTCGCTTGGGATCCCATTGGCTCTTTCATAGCTAGTCAATCTGATGATAAGACTGTCATTATATGGCGAACAAGTGACTGGAGTCTTGCTCACAGAACAGATGGCCACTGGGCAAAATCA CTTGGTTCTACATTCTTCAGGCGGCTTGGATGGTCTCCCTGTGGCCATTTCATAACAACAACTCATGGTTTCCAGAAGCCTAGGCATTCTGCACCTGTTCTAGAGAGAGGTGAATGGGCGGCAACATTTGATTTCTTAGGACACAATGCCCCTATTATAGTGGTGAAGTTCAATCATTCAATGTTCAGAAGGAATTCCGCCAGTTCACAGGAAGTGAAAGCTGCCCCTGTTGGATGGACAAATGGGACTTCCAAGATTGGAGGGAAAGAATCGCAGCCGTATAACGTTATTGCAATTGGAAGTCAGGATCGTACTATAACTGTATGGACGACTGCTAGTCCCCGTCCTCTTTTTGTTGCCAAGCATTTTTTCACTCAAAGTGTTGTGGATTTATCCTG GAGTCCTGATGGTTATTCTCTTTTTGCCTGTTCCTTAGATGGGACAGTGGCTAATTTCCATTTTGAGGTGAAAGAGCTTGGCCACAGGCTAAGTGATGCTGAACTTGATGAGTTAAAGAGAAGTCGTTATGGCGATGTCAGAGGTCGACTGGCAAATCTTGCGGAGACTCCAGCTCAGTTATTGCTTGAAGCAGCATCGGCTAAGGAAACCACAACTAAAAAGGTGGTTTCTGATGTTCAGGCAATTCAGGCACCAGTAAAGTCTTCTGTCAATATAGGGGTCACAACAAAGACTTCTGAGCCTCAAACTGACAATGGAAAGAAGAGTGGGGGAATTGCCGGTGATGGATTAAATAAAGTGTCGACTTCTGGCCGGATTTCTAGTCCTGTTAAACAAAGAGAATACAGAAGACCTGATGGTAGAAAGAGGATTATTCCAGAAGCAGTGGGAGTACCAGTTCAGCAGGAAGGTGTTACTGGTGGTGCTCAATCTCAGTTGCATGACTTCCCTCCTGTGTCATCCGATCACAGAAAGGATAATAATGGGGTAGTTCCTGCTGATGGCGTTATGAAAGAAGTTTCTGTCAGGGGAACAGTGGGCAGAAGCTCTGATGCAAAGGAGCGTTCTGGAGTTACTGCCAGGGCTACTATTACTGAGAGCCTGGTTATTGAGAAGGTTCCAGCATCTGCAGCTGGGGATGGAAATGTTGGTGTAGAACAATCTGGGAATGTGAAGGCTTCTGGCTCAGTTGCTGCTACTACTACAACTCTTTCTATTAGAGtatttgataagaaagaagGGGAAGATAATGTTCCAGTTTGCTTGGAAGCCCGTCCTAGAGAACATGCTGTAAATGACATTGTTGGAATGGGAAGTACATGTATGATGAAAGAAACAGAAATTGCCTGCACAAGAGGATCTCAAACTCTTTGGTCTGATAGGATAACAGGGAAAGTCACTGTTTTAGCTGGCAATATAAATTTCTGGGCTGTTGGCTGTGAAGATGGATGCCTACAA GTTTATACAAAGTGCGGGAGACGAGCCATGCCAACCATGATGATGGGATCTGCTGCAACATTTATTGACTGTGATGAGAGTTGGAAATTGTTACTTGTCACAAGGAAGGGATCATTACATGTATGGGATCTCTTCAACAGGAAGTGTCTGCTTCATGACTCATTGGGGGCTCTGATTACTACTGACCCGAATTCAGCTTCTAAAGGTACAG GCACAATCAAAGTCATATCTGCCAAGCTATCAAAAGCAGGTTCTCCTCTTGTTGTTCTGGCTACACGTCATGCATTCCTTTTTGACACGAATCTCATGTGTTGGCTGAGGGTTGCGGATGACTGCTTTCCTGCATCAAATTTTGTTAGCTCCTGGAATTTTGGTTCGATTCAGAGTGGCGAGCTGGCTACGTTGCAGGTGGATGTTAGGAAATACTTGGCGAGAAAGCCAGGCTGGAGCAG GGTAACTGATGATGGAGTGCAGACACGTGCTCATTTGGAAGCTCAGTTGGCATCTTCGTTGGCTTTGAAATCTCCAAATGAATATCGCCAGTGCCTCCTTTCCTACATTCGCTTCTTAGCAAG AGAAGCAGACGAGTCTCGTTTACGAGAAGTCTGTGAAAGTTTTCTTGGACCTCCAACTGGGATGGCTGAAGCCGCATCCTCAAATGCAAAGAACATAGCTTGGGAACCCTGTGTACTC GGAATGAGAAAGCACAAACTTTTAAGAGAGGATATTCTTCCAGCAATGGCATCAAATAGGAAAGTCCAGCGGTTGCTCAATGAGTTTATGGATATCTTGTCTGAATATGAGAGTACTGAAACTATTTTAGACCAAAAAGATCCTGCACCGCCTGCTATATCTGCTCCACCAGCAACTGATCAGATGGACACTGACCCACCAGCAGCCGATAAGATGGACACAGACCCACCAAAAACTGATCAGATGGACACTGGTCCACTAGCAACTGATCAAATGGATGTTACCGCACTAGCGTCTGATAGAATAGACTCTGCCCCATCACAAACTGATCAACTGGACTCTGCCCCATCACAAACTGATCAATTGGACTGTGCCCCATCGGCAACTGATCAAATGGGTTCCACTACTTCTGCTGCAGATCACAGCAATTCTGCCTCCTTAGAAACAGATCAAGCAAATTCTGTCTCATCAGATACGGATCAAGTACATATGTTTCAATTACCATCGGTGACAGATCAAGTTAATGTGACCCCAGCTGTAAGAGATTTTGGCTCTTGA